The following proteins are encoded in a genomic region of Pseudomonas saponiphila:
- a CDS encoding DMT family transporter, with protein MGWIYLVLAGLFEIGWPVGLKMAQEPTSRWSGVAVAVSFMTISGAFLWLAQRQIPIGTAYAVWTGIGAAGTFLVGIHFYGDPTSLMRYLGVALIILGVITLKLSS; from the coding sequence ATGGGTTGGATCTATCTTGTTTTGGCTGGATTGTTTGAAATCGGATGGCCGGTCGGGCTGAAAATGGCGCAAGAGCCAACATCGCGTTGGAGTGGGGTCGCAGTAGCCGTCTCTTTCATGACAATTAGCGGCGCCTTCCTATGGCTTGCTCAGCGTCAGATACCGATTGGGACTGCTTATGCGGTGTGGACGGGTATCGGAGCGGCGGGAACTTTCTTAGTCGGAATTCATTTCTATGGCGACCCAACCTCCCTGATGCGATACCTTGGCGTGGCGTTGATCATCCTGGGCGTTATCACGCTCAAGTTATCGAGTTGA
- a CDS encoding EexN family lipoprotein — protein sequence MKKIALILLSSTLAACSPSGKPDKANLPTVDELALNPERLKELRKQCKLDRPMLGDQLCNRVAEATRKRFYEDGDVPHTTPKEPPKF from the coding sequence ATGAAGAAGATTGCTCTCATATTGCTTTCCTCGACATTGGCAGCCTGCAGCCCATCTGGGAAACCAGATAAAGCCAACCTTCCGACAGTCGATGAATTAGCGCTCAATCCTGAGCGTCTGAAAGAGTTGCGCAAGCAATGCAAGTTGGATCGACCAATGCTGGGCGACCAACTATGTAACCGGGTTGCCGAGGCTACGCGAAAGCGCTTTTACGAAGATGGCGATGTGCCCCACACCACGCCTAAAGAGCCGCCGAAGTTCTAA
- a CDS encoding LysR family transcriptional regulator: MEIRHLRYFLAVAEELHFARAAERLHIETSPLSRAIKELEEELGVALFARTTRSTRLTRAGRLFFESVPRVFAALQQARDSVNAAANGFHCQLRIALSDGITPSRLPALLALCRQEEPEVEVRFFEVPLAQQIKGLCGELYDLGFAQSDEVGEGIIAVPVWSDPLMVAVPARHPLLSHKQIPLEELLRYPLVLCDAVACEGHARQVERVLRRVDIEPLIAERVTSSDLMMVLVSAGLALGLTGGAHITASREQGVVARPLTGRSPMLTTYLLRPASEPSEMLTRFMERVHSIKSPDAKGRR, encoded by the coding sequence ATGGAAATTCGACACCTGCGCTACTTTCTGGCGGTGGCAGAGGAGCTGCACTTTGCCCGAGCCGCAGAGCGCCTCCACATAGAGACATCGCCGCTGTCGCGCGCCATCAAGGAACTTGAGGAAGAGTTGGGCGTAGCGCTATTTGCGAGAACCACTCGGAGCACCCGCTTGACTCGTGCGGGCAGGCTCTTCTTTGAGAGCGTGCCGCGTGTCTTCGCAGCTTTGCAGCAGGCGCGCGACAGTGTGAACGCCGCAGCCAATGGCTTTCATTGCCAGCTCCGTATTGCATTGTCTGATGGAATCACGCCATCGCGCCTGCCTGCGTTGTTGGCGCTCTGCCGGCAGGAAGAGCCGGAAGTGGAAGTTCGCTTCTTCGAGGTGCCTTTGGCACAGCAAATCAAGGGATTGTGTGGCGAACTGTACGATCTCGGCTTCGCTCAATCGGATGAAGTCGGCGAAGGCATCATCGCCGTGCCGGTGTGGAGTGACCCTCTGATGGTAGCTGTGCCCGCACGGCACCCCTTGCTATCCCACAAACAGATTCCCCTAGAAGAGCTGTTGCGGTATCCGCTGGTGCTCTGCGACGCGGTGGCGTGTGAGGGCCATGCTCGGCAAGTTGAACGGGTGCTACGTCGCGTGGACATAGAGCCACTGATTGCCGAACGCGTGACTTCCAGCGATCTAATGATGGTCCTGGTTTCGGCGGGACTTGCACTAGGCCTCACAGGAGGCGCGCATATCACAGCCAGCAGGGAACAGGGGGTGGTCGCACGGCCGCTGACTGGACGTTCGCCAATGCTCACGACCTATCTACTACGGCCGGCCAGCGAGCCGTCAGAAATGCTGACTCGCTTCATGGAACGCGTTCATTCGATCAAATCTCCAGATGCCAAAGGTCGGCGGTAA
- a CDS encoding efflux transporter outer membrane subunit has translation MSQILERYRLIAMISPLLLLAACSHAPHSADPPRLDVPAHFSNEEGGEGILDKSSRRTLPVDWWTAYGDPHLNALVRAALERNTELTIARARVDEASAATRRARASLLPSLSAGTQATRGRDYSENVAIGNDGRATLSASWEADLSGRLSQAAEGARLDAVAAEQAWVATRWQVAFETVSAAVQQRQASELEALAAARLASAERLVLLMQRKFEAGQATGFDIERTRAGVVALRVEQEQLRRARGEATHALDVLVGQTPGAPAASPTLASLAVPDWTPTRIPADLLSERPDVRAAEAKFAAETARWNAAEGERFPRLVLDLSGGRQRVESVGTRITGNIFSLGAGVSLPIFDGGAIRAGIETGEARSRAARAEFERTLLSALQDVENAYLGWHTQHAALEHQAEGVAVAERQLDRSRRLFEAGQVDATVVAEAEAGVLSAQASLIRTRAETAMQWGVLAKALSGSPV, from the coding sequence ATGTCTCAAATTCTTGAACGCTATCGCCTCATTGCCATGATTTCTCCGCTACTGCTTCTTGCGGCCTGCAGCCATGCCCCGCACTCTGCCGATCCACCTCGCCTGGATGTACCGGCCCATTTCTCAAATGAAGAGGGAGGTGAAGGCATCTTGGACAAATCGTCCCGCCGTACTCTTCCCGTCGATTGGTGGACGGCCTACGGCGATCCGCACCTCAATGCCTTGGTCCGGGCGGCGCTGGAGCGCAATACCGAACTGACGATTGCGCGAGCGCGCGTGGACGAGGCATCGGCCGCCACGCGGCGAGCACGGGCCTCCCTGCTCCCCTCGTTGTCCGCGGGCACGCAGGCAACTCGAGGACGCGACTATTCAGAGAACGTTGCAATCGGCAATGATGGCCGCGCCACGTTGTCCGCATCGTGGGAGGCAGACCTGTCGGGACGGCTTTCGCAGGCAGCAGAAGGTGCGCGCCTGGATGCGGTGGCAGCCGAACAAGCGTGGGTTGCCACGCGGTGGCAGGTCGCGTTTGAAACAGTGTCGGCGGCTGTGCAGCAGCGCCAAGCCAGTGAGCTCGAAGCGCTAGCCGCGGCGCGGCTGGCATCCGCAGAACGACTCGTCTTGCTGATGCAACGGAAGTTCGAGGCCGGACAAGCTACCGGCTTCGACATCGAGCGTACCCGCGCCGGCGTCGTCGCACTGCGCGTGGAGCAAGAGCAACTGCGGCGTGCGCGCGGCGAGGCGACGCATGCACTCGATGTACTAGTGGGACAAACGCCCGGAGCGCCTGCAGCTTCCCCAACTCTTGCGTCGCTCGCCGTCCCGGACTGGACACCGACACGCATACCTGCGGACCTGCTGAGTGAGCGGCCCGACGTGCGCGCCGCCGAAGCGAAGTTCGCCGCCGAAACCGCGCGCTGGAACGCAGCCGAAGGCGAACGCTTCCCCAGGCTGGTGTTGGACCTGAGCGGCGGACGGCAGCGCGTAGAGAGTGTGGGAACCCGCATCACTGGAAACATTTTTTCACTTGGGGCCGGGGTGTCGTTGCCGATCTTCGATGGTGGCGCGATCCGTGCCGGCATCGAGACCGGAGAGGCGCGCAGCCGAGCTGCCCGTGCGGAGTTCGAGCGCACTTTGTTGAGTGCTTTGCAGGACGTAGAGAACGCATATCTCGGTTGGCATACGCAGCACGCAGCACTGGAGCATCAGGCCGAGGGTGTCGCAGTCGCGGAGCGTCAGCTCGATCGCAGCCGACGTCTGTTCGAGGCGGGACAAGTGGACGCCACGGTGGTGGCCGAGGCTGAGGCCGGGGTGCTGTCAGCGCAGGCTTCGCTGATCCGCACGCGGGCCGAGACAGCCATGCAATGGGGCGTCCTGGCAAAAGCATTATCCGGCTCTCCTGTTTGA
- a CDS encoding TetR/AcrR family transcriptional regulator, with protein MPPRAKTKLPPPSTAHSSADAQPGLQQGAQRTRDRILQAARELVLEEGASRLTLDAVVVRAGLSKGAFLYHFKTKRDLFVTLIDEMIRAFDAVQANHERRFAGDPDSWLSSQVEAMPDDEMQKMGAALLAAAAEDPILLDPLREWYRVQYERVRRSPRGTETAALIMLALDGALFADLLGLPILAPAERRHFFRALQDLASGHLELVPAKGRT; from the coding sequence ATGCCGCCCCGCGCGAAAACAAAGTTGCCCCCCCCGTCCACTGCCCATAGCAGCGCCGATGCGCAGCCCGGCCTCCAGCAAGGAGCCCAGCGAACTCGCGACCGCATCCTGCAGGCCGCCCGCGAACTGGTGCTGGAGGAAGGTGCCAGTCGCTTGACACTGGACGCCGTCGTTGTGCGGGCCGGGTTGAGCAAAGGGGCGTTTCTCTATCACTTCAAGACCAAACGCGATTTGTTCGTGACACTGATCGACGAGATGATCCGGGCGTTCGACGCGGTACAAGCCAATCACGAGCGCAGGTTTGCCGGAGATCCGGACTCCTGGCTGTCGAGCCAGGTGGAAGCGATGCCCGACGACGAGATGCAGAAGATGGGCGCAGCGCTGCTCGCGGCAGCTGCGGAAGATCCAATACTTCTCGACCCACTGCGCGAGTGGTACCGCGTGCAGTACGAACGCGTGCGTCGATCCCCGCGTGGCACCGAGACCGCGGCACTCATCATGCTGGCATTGGATGGCGCCCTGTTCGCCGATCTTCTGGGTTTGCCAATACTCGCACCCGCAGAGCGGCGGCATTTCTTTCGGGCGCTCCAGGATCTCGCCTCGGGCCATCTCGAACTTGTCCCGGCAAAAGGACGCACATGA
- a CDS encoding efflux RND transporter periplasmic adaptor subunit: MKLAAAQSDLPHSSRIELTGSARATERSILGFETGGRIAKLNVDVGERFSRGQVLAELDAQPDRLRVTQAQASLAAAEAGLMDRRVQTDQQRRLLESEVISPAAFESAKAQLAVAEGQARTAKAALGLAERAQRGTMIVAPFDGVVAEKLALAFTDIAAGAPVFQVDGVRSGTEIIANASTTQAPHIDVGQRAELSWSGAEQPIRAVVRRVGLRAENGSLLPVVLVPEDNAQARALRPGIPVQVVLDAPAATSKTSRPETVSIPYASLVLGTKPGEASVFVYTPEDKKVHRRAVRFTPVQEGDSARVLAGLKPGETVVAAGGGWLTDGQPVTPLEATTQLTKR; the protein is encoded by the coding sequence GTGAAGCTCGCCGCCGCGCAGTCGGATCTCCCGCATAGCTCTCGCATCGAATTGACTGGCTCGGCGCGAGCAACCGAGCGCAGCATCCTAGGATTTGAAACAGGAGGACGGATCGCCAAGTTGAACGTCGACGTGGGTGAACGGTTCTCCCGCGGCCAAGTCCTGGCAGAACTTGATGCGCAACCTGACCGGCTTCGCGTGACACAAGCGCAAGCATCCCTGGCGGCCGCCGAAGCCGGCCTGATGGATCGACGTGTACAGACAGATCAACAGCGCCGGTTGCTCGAAAGCGAAGTCATCTCCCCTGCTGCGTTCGAGAGCGCGAAGGCGCAGCTAGCGGTCGCAGAGGGTCAAGCGCGCACTGCCAAGGCGGCGCTTGGCCTGGCCGAACGAGCACAACGTGGCACGATGATCGTCGCTCCTTTCGATGGTGTCGTGGCGGAAAAGCTGGCTTTGGCGTTCACCGACATTGCTGCTGGTGCGCCGGTATTTCAGGTCGACGGCGTGCGCAGTGGCACTGAGATCATCGCGAACGCGTCTACTACACAGGCACCTCACATAGATGTCGGCCAACGCGCAGAACTGAGCTGGAGCGGAGCCGAACAACCAATCCGAGCGGTGGTACGTCGTGTCGGTCTGCGCGCCGAAAATGGCTCGCTCCTACCCGTGGTGCTAGTGCCTGAAGATAACGCGCAAGCGCGCGCACTTCGGCCAGGTATTCCCGTACAGGTCGTGCTCGACGCACCTGCGGCAACCTCCAAGACCTCTCGGCCCGAGACTGTATCCATACCTTATGCCTCGCTGGTGCTCGGCACGAAGCCGGGCGAGGCTTCCGTCTTCGTCTACACCCCTGAAGATAAGAAGGTGCACCGTCGCGCGGTGCGCTTCACGCCGGTACAGGAAGGAGACAGCGCGCGCGTCCTCGCTGGACTCAAGCCCGGCGAGACGGTGGTTGCCGCCGGAGGAGGATGGCTCACCGATGGACAGCCAGTGACACCACTGGAAGCCACCACTCAATTGACCAAGCGCTAA
- a CDS encoding efflux RND transporter permease subunit, protein MKITEMALRASRLTYFVALIIFVAGIATFLNFPSQEEPTVTVRDAMVTALNPGLPAERVEQLIARPIEERLRELAEVKRVTSTVRAGSAMIQVTIWDRYTDLAPIWQRVRAKVADSKDALPQSTMGPFVDEDFGRVAVASIAVTAPGYSMSEMRVALKQMRDRLYTVPGIERITFYGLQEERVYLEFDRPRLARLELTPQGVIDQLVKQNVVASGGQIVVGGINATLAVSGEVRDAPSLRAMPIALPRPQSSTAPVPTIALGELAQVSVRPADPPESAAIYKGQPAVVMAVSMASGQNVEQFGKALKARVADQEKLLPAGFDLSYVTFQADVVKHEMGKMNHVMMETIIVVLGVVVLFLGWRTGIIVGMIVPLTILSALIVMRAMNIELQNVSMGAIIIALGLLVDNGIVIAEDIERRLAGGEDRKHACLEAGRTLAIPLLTSSLVIVIVFSPFFFGQNATSEYLHNLVVVLALTLFASWLLCLTVTPLLCYHFAKPHHKQEQGDAYDTRFYRGYRRVLEWVLHHKAVYVASMIAALAIALYGFTTLPYDFMPKSDRLQFQIPVQLAPGTDSRETLARVKQISGWLGDTNINPEVSDHIGYVADGGPRFILSLNPPLPASNIAYFVVTLKPKSDIDAVLARTRSYFAQAHGDVRAEPKRFSLGATESGTAIYRVSGPDEEVLLGAASKIEAALRKLPGTINVKNDWDTRVGRIDVRVDQDRARRAGVTTEDIAGGLDVRYSGRSISVIRDGDTSVPIVLRSIVSERRSTADVGATLIYPTNGGPAVTLAQVADVSLASEPSVIQRRNLIRTITVQGQNTSYTAQEIINRLAPSVAALDLPAGYSVELGGEIEEAAESNAALSTYMPLAFLAMLMLFVWQFNSFRKLGVILATIPFTLIGVVLALKLTGTPFSFMATFGVLALFGIIVNNAVLLLERIDQGLAEGLPRHEALVGAAIQRLRPIVMTKVTCISGLVPLMLFSGPLWKGMAIAMIGGLALGTLVTLGLIPLLYEVLFGIKRIGPWNLSVATAHGDRS, encoded by the coding sequence ATGAAGATCACCGAGATGGCGCTGCGCGCCAGTCGACTTACCTACTTTGTAGCGCTCATCATTTTCGTCGCCGGCATCGCGACCTTCCTGAATTTTCCTTCTCAGGAGGAGCCGACTGTCACGGTCCGCGATGCGATGGTCACGGCGTTGAACCCGGGGCTGCCCGCCGAACGCGTTGAGCAACTCATTGCCCGGCCGATCGAGGAGCGCTTGCGCGAACTGGCAGAGGTCAAGCGCGTGACGAGCACCGTGCGCGCAGGCAGCGCCATGATCCAGGTCACGATCTGGGACCGCTACACCGACTTGGCACCGATCTGGCAGCGCGTCCGGGCCAAGGTCGCCGATTCGAAGGATGCCTTACCACAGAGCACGATGGGGCCTTTCGTCGACGAAGACTTCGGCCGCGTCGCGGTTGCCTCGATTGCGGTCACTGCACCAGGTTACTCCATGAGCGAGATGCGCGTCGCGCTCAAGCAGATGCGCGACCGCCTGTACACCGTGCCTGGTATTGAGCGCATCACTTTCTACGGCCTGCAGGAAGAGCGCGTCTATCTCGAATTCGATCGGCCTAGGCTCGCGCGATTGGAGCTGACACCACAGGGGGTGATCGACCAACTCGTCAAACAGAACGTCGTCGCTTCGGGTGGACAAATTGTTGTCGGCGGCATCAATGCAACCTTGGCGGTCAGTGGCGAAGTGCGTGACGCTCCCTCCCTGCGAGCAATGCCGATCGCGCTGCCACGACCGCAAAGTAGTACGGCGCCCGTGCCGACGATCGCATTGGGTGAACTGGCGCAGGTGAGTGTGCGGCCAGCCGATCCGCCGGAATCTGCTGCCATCTACAAAGGCCAGCCCGCTGTCGTCATGGCGGTTTCGATGGCCTCCGGTCAGAACGTGGAGCAGTTCGGAAAAGCGCTCAAAGCACGGGTTGCAGACCAGGAGAAGCTGCTGCCGGCGGGTTTCGATCTGTCATACGTCACTTTCCAGGCCGATGTCGTCAAGCACGAGATGGGCAAAATGAACCACGTCATGATGGAGACGATCATCGTCGTCCTCGGTGTCGTCGTGCTATTTCTCGGTTGGCGCACCGGGATCATCGTGGGCATGATCGTGCCGTTGACGATCCTCAGTGCACTCATCGTCATGCGCGCGATGAACATCGAGCTTCAGAACGTCTCGATGGGCGCCATCATCATTGCGCTCGGCTTGTTGGTGGACAACGGCATTGTGATTGCCGAAGACATCGAACGCCGCCTGGCCGGTGGCGAAGATCGTAAGCATGCCTGCCTCGAGGCGGGCCGCACGCTCGCCATTCCGCTGCTCACGTCCTCGCTCGTGATCGTGATCGTGTTCTCGCCGTTCTTTTTTGGCCAGAACGCCACGAGCGAGTATCTGCACAATCTCGTGGTCGTGCTGGCACTGACGTTGTTCGCTTCGTGGCTGCTGTGCCTGACTGTCACGCCCCTATTGTGCTACCACTTCGCCAAACCCCATCACAAGCAGGAGCAGGGCGACGCCTATGACACCCGCTTCTACCGTGGCTACCGGCGCGTACTGGAGTGGGTGCTCCACCATAAGGCGGTCTATGTAGCGTCGATGATCGCGGCGCTTGCCATTGCGCTGTATGGCTTCACCACCCTGCCGTACGATTTCATGCCCAAGTCCGACCGGCTTCAGTTCCAGATTCCGGTGCAGCTCGCCCCCGGTACCGACTCGCGCGAAACGCTCGCCCGCGTGAAGCAGATCAGTGGTTGGCTGGGCGACACGAACATCAATCCAGAAGTCTCCGATCACATCGGCTACGTCGCCGATGGTGGCCCGCGCTTCATCCTTAGCCTGAATCCACCACTGCCGGCATCGAACATCGCGTACTTCGTTGTCACATTGAAGCCGAAGAGCGACATCGACGCCGTCCTCGCCCGCACCCGCAGCTACTTTGCGCAAGCACATGGCGACGTGCGCGCCGAGCCCAAGCGTTTCTCGCTCGGTGCGACCGAGTCAGGGACTGCCATTTATCGCGTCAGCGGTCCGGATGAGGAGGTATTGTTGGGGGCCGCGTCCAAAATCGAAGCAGCGCTGCGCAAGCTGCCCGGCACCATCAACGTCAAGAACGATTGGGATACGCGCGTTGGCCGCATCGACGTACGGGTCGACCAGGACCGCGCGCGTCGGGCGGGCGTGACGACTGAAGACATCGCTGGCGGGCTGGATGTCCGCTACAGCGGCAGATCGATCTCGGTTATTCGCGACGGTGACACCTCCGTCCCGATCGTCCTGCGCAGTATCGTAAGCGAGCGTCGCAGCACGGCAGACGTAGGCGCGACGCTCATCTATCCCACCAACGGCGGTCCAGCGGTGACGCTGGCTCAGGTCGCAGACGTATCGCTCGCGAGCGAGCCCTCGGTCATCCAACGGCGCAATCTCATCCGCACGATCACCGTGCAAGGACAGAACACCTCTTACACCGCCCAGGAGATCATCAACCGCCTGGCGCCTAGCGTCGCTGCCCTGGACCTGCCCGCGGGCTACTCGGTTGAACTTGGCGGCGAGATCGAGGAAGCCGCCGAATCGAACGCCGCGCTGTCGACCTACATGCCCCTCGCATTTCTGGCGATGCTGATGCTGTTCGTATGGCAGTTCAATTCTTTCCGCAAGCTCGGTGTGATCCTCGCGACGATCCCTTTCACGCTTATCGGCGTGGTATTGGCTCTGAAGCTGACCGGCACACCTTTCAGCTTCATGGCGACCTTCGGCGTACTGGCCCTGTTCGGGATCATTGTCAACAACGCCGTGCTCTTGCTGGAACGCATCGACCAGGGGCTAGCGGAAGGCCTGCCACGCCATGAAGCCTTGGTTGGGGCCGCGATACAACGGCTTCGTCCAATCGTGATGACCAAGGTCACCTGCATTTCGGGACTGGTGCCACTCATGCTCTTCTCCGGACCATTATGGAAAGGGATGGCGATCGCGATGATCGGTGGGCTGGCACTCGGAACGCTGGTGACGTTGGGCTTGATTCCGCTGCTTTACGAAGTCCTGTTTGGAATCAAGCGAATTGGGCCGTGGAACCTGAGTGTCGCCACC